Proteins co-encoded in one Candidatus Flexicrinis proximus genomic window:
- a CDS encoding SDR family oxidoreductase: MFGLTGKVAVVTGGTGVLGGAMARGLASAGAKVAILGRRADKAAEMAQFIADAGGQAMPAPADVMDTASLEAARDTVLAAWGRIDILINAAGGTTPQATVSPTQTIFDMPLAPMREVFDLNLIGTLLPSQVFGAVMAKQGSGSIVNISSMNAQRALTRAVAYSAGKAAIDNFTKWLSVELALKFGEGLRVNAIAPGFFVGDQNRALLLNADGSLTTRGQTILAHTPAKRFGDPDDLLGAVIYLCSPAARFVTGTILMVDGGVNAFSGI; this comes from the coding sequence ATGTTCGGGCTGACGGGTAAGGTCGCAGTGGTGACGGGCGGAACAGGCGTCCTCGGCGGCGCCATGGCAAGAGGGCTGGCCAGCGCTGGCGCTAAGGTCGCCATCCTGGGGCGGCGCGCGGACAAAGCCGCCGAGATGGCGCAGTTCATCGCCGATGCGGGCGGGCAGGCCATGCCGGCGCCGGCCGACGTGATGGATACGGCCTCGCTGGAAGCCGCACGCGACACGGTCCTGGCGGCGTGGGGGCGTATCGACATCCTGATCAACGCGGCCGGCGGCACCACTCCGCAGGCCACGGTCTCCCCGACCCAGACTATTTTCGACATGCCTCTGGCGCCCATGCGCGAGGTTTTCGACCTGAACCTGATCGGCACGCTGCTCCCCAGCCAGGTATTCGGCGCGGTGATGGCCAAGCAGGGCTCCGGCAGCATCGTCAACATCTCGTCGATGAACGCCCAGCGCGCCCTGACCCGCGCCGTCGCCTATTCTGCCGGCAAGGCCGCCATCGACAACTTCACCAAGTGGCTGTCGGTCGAGCTGGCGCTCAAGTTCGGCGAAGGGCTGCGTGTCAACGCCATCGCACCGGGGTTCTTCGTCGGCGATCAGAACCGCGCGCTCCTGCTCAATGCGGACGGCAGCCTGACCACCCGCGGCCAGACCATCCTTGCCCACACCCCGGCCAAACGCTTCGGCGACCCCGACGATCTGCTTGGCGCGGTGATCTACCTGTGCAGTCCGGCGGCACGATTCGTGACCGGCACCATCCTGATGGTCGATGGCGGCGTGAACGCCTTCAGCGGCATCTGA
- a CDS encoding pyridoxamine 5'-phosphate oxidase family protein — protein MSAFKQVIRNEAELRDILGYAGKAAQNKVIAEIDEICRAFIENSPFVLLGSTDANGRVDVSPKGDPAGFVQVMDSKTLLIPDRLGNRRGDTLTNILHNPNVGLLFLVPGRSDSLRVNGTAQIVRDDEVRERFVMQGKVPIFVIAVTVEEAFFHCTKCVARSGLWSSEHGHHALVSLGEALVSHAKLDLSIEEVDAQLVEEEKTELY, from the coding sequence ATGAGCGCATTCAAGCAGGTGATTCGGAACGAAGCGGAGCTCCGCGACATTTTGGGCTATGCGGGCAAGGCCGCGCAAAACAAGGTCATCGCCGAAATTGATGAAATCTGCCGGGCTTTTATCGAGAACTCGCCGTTTGTGCTGCTCGGCTCAACCGACGCCAATGGGCGTGTGGATGTCTCGCCCAAAGGGGATCCGGCGGGGTTCGTGCAGGTCATGGACAGCAAGACGCTGCTGATCCCCGACCGGCTCGGCAACCGTCGCGGGGATACGCTGACGAACATCCTGCATAACCCAAATGTCGGACTGCTGTTTCTGGTGCCGGGCCGCAGTGACAGCCTGCGCGTCAATGGTACGGCGCAGATTGTGCGCGATGACGAGGTGCGGGAACGCTTCGTCATGCAGGGTAAAGTGCCGATTTTCGTCATCGCGGTGACGGTTGAGGAAGCCTTTTTCCACTGCACCAAATGTGTCGCGCGTTCGGGATTGTGGTCCTCCGAACATGGACACCATGCGCTGGTATCGCTTGGTGAGGCGCTCGTCAGCCACGCCAAACTCGACCTCAGCATTGAAGAGGTGGATGCGCAGCTGGTCGAGGAAGAGAAAACCGAGCTGTATTGA
- a CDS encoding altronate dehydratase translates to MSLPNVNLFNSTPAGRLPFGQVAVLLHPSDDVAIAKVPLASGTILERPDATPLTVMQFIPVGHKLALRDVAQGEFIRRYGQVIGLATAPVRTGEHIHTHNLAVGDFARDYAFCVDAVPVALVPEDQRRTFQGYLRPDGRVGTRNVVTVLASVNCSAHVVREIARHFTRERLAAYPNVDGVIALAHAMGCGVRTGGADYEILQRTIAGMTRHANTGAALMVGLGCETNQINDLLDNYELRDLVAPSLTIQESGGSRKTIHAGIAAVEALLEKANQTPRSAQPVSELVVALKCGGSDSWSGVTANPVLGMLADEVVRQGGTAALAETPEIYGAEHLLTRRAISREVGEQLVEKVRWWERHAVMHETDIDNNPSAGNKVGGLTTIFEKSLGAVAKGGTSPLMGVFDYAAPITQRGFVFVDTPGFDPVCVTGQVASGCNVVIFTTGRGSVFGFKPAPSIKVTSNSAVFAQMPDDMDFNAGRVLDGEDPQATASALFDLMVAVASGQQTKSEEQDIGEDEYNPWNLGGTL, encoded by the coding sequence ATGTCTCTCCCAAACGTCAATCTTTTCAATTCGACACCTGCCGGGCGCCTGCCGTTCGGGCAGGTCGCGGTGCTGCTGCACCCCAGCGACGATGTGGCAATCGCCAAAGTGCCGCTGGCGTCCGGCACGATCCTCGAACGTCCAGACGCGACGCCGCTGACCGTCATGCAGTTTATCCCGGTCGGGCACAAGCTGGCGCTGCGCGACGTGGCGCAAGGGGAGTTCATCCGCCGTTATGGCCAAGTGATCGGGCTGGCGACCGCGCCGGTCAGGACCGGCGAACACATCCACACCCATAATCTCGCCGTCGGTGACTTTGCGCGCGACTATGCGTTCTGCGTCGATGCCGTACCGGTCGCACTCGTGCCTGAGGACCAGCGCCGGACATTTCAAGGCTACCTGCGTCCGGACGGACGCGTTGGCACGCGGAATGTCGTGACGGTACTGGCAAGCGTAAATTGTTCGGCGCATGTCGTGCGCGAGATCGCGCGGCATTTCACTCGCGAACGGCTGGCGGCCTACCCCAATGTGGATGGCGTGATTGCGCTGGCGCACGCGATGGGCTGCGGCGTCAGGACCGGCGGCGCGGATTACGAGATACTCCAGCGCACGATTGCCGGCATGACCCGGCACGCCAATACCGGCGCCGCGCTGATGGTCGGGCTGGGCTGCGAGACGAATCAAATCAACGACCTGCTGGACAACTACGAGCTGCGCGATTTGGTGGCGCCGTCGCTGACCATCCAGGAGTCGGGCGGATCGCGCAAGACGATCCATGCAGGGATTGCGGCGGTCGAAGCGCTGCTGGAAAAAGCGAACCAGACCCCGCGCAGCGCACAGCCGGTGTCGGAGCTGGTGGTCGCGCTCAAATGCGGCGGCAGCGACAGCTGGTCGGGCGTGACGGCCAACCCGGTGCTGGGGATGCTGGCCGACGAGGTTGTGCGGCAGGGTGGCACCGCGGCGCTGGCCGAGACCCCGGAAATCTACGGCGCGGAACATCTGCTGACGCGGCGCGCCATCAGCCGCGAAGTCGGCGAACAGCTGGTCGAAAAGGTGCGCTGGTGGGAACGCCACGCCGTCATGCACGAGACGGACATCGACAACAATCCTAGCGCAGGGAACAAGGTCGGCGGACTGACCACCATCTTCGAAAAGTCGCTGGGCGCCGTGGCAAAAGGCGGCACGTCGCCGCTGATGGGCGTGTTCGATTACGCCGCGCCGATCACCCAGCGCGGCTTCGTGTTCGTCGATACGCCGGGTTTCGATCCTGTGTGCGTCACCGGTCAGGTGGCCAGCGGCTGTAATGTCGTGATCTTCACCACCGGACGGGGGTCGGTATTCGGCTTCAAGCCCGCGCCGAGCATCAAGGTCACCAGCAACAGCGCCGTTTTCGCGCAGATGCCGGACGATATGGACTTCAACGCGGGGCGCGTGCTGGATGGCGAAGACCCGCAGGCGACCGCCAGCGCTCTGTTCGACCTGATGGTGGCCGTCGCGTCGGGCCAGCAAACCAAAAGCGAAGAACAGGATATCGGCGAGGACGAGTACAACCCGTGGAATTTGGGCGGGACGCTCTAG
- a CDS encoding glycoside hydrolase family 2 protein yields MDRFTLNGMWSLRRADGEGGDMPAPVPGCVHTALLAAGRIPDPFFRDQEKQQMWVGETDWLYQRDFDVPPEILARDRVLLRCHGLDTLATITLNGQRVARTENMFRTYEFDVKSLLGPSGNRLAIVFDAPMTYAVRMDAEKGAMDGWVEPMRINSGAWIRKEPCNFGWDWGPKMVTSGIWREIELVAFDTARLTDVDILQSHNSGQVTLAVRLAAECFSDHPVTANITVRLAGQIVASAQAIPVADGLAQTALAIAQPRLWWPKNMGDQPLYTVEVTLNQAGAAFDTATRKIGLRTLTLERHADQWGESFYFACNGVPYFAKGANWIPVSPYPGTVTPTDYELFVKAAADANMNMLRVWGGGIYEDDAFYDLCDQYGVTVWQDFMFACGTYPASDADFMANVAAEARDNVRRIRHHACMALWCGNNEIEQGMQGSGWHKTMNWEQYESLFDHLLGDIVRELAPQTAYWPASPHSPLGDRADWINPNWGDTHLWMVWHGKEPFEWYRTRPDRFCSEFGFQSFPEPQVIDEFTLPSDRNITSYVLEHHQRSGIGNSTIIHYMLDWYKLPSSFESTIWLSQILQGMAMKYAVEHWRRNMPRTMGTLYWQLNDMWPAASWASVDWKGNFKALHYMAKRFYAPLLISGLEHPAEGTVDVHVTSDQNDPVEARVAWSVTDVAGKVLAAGEQPATLAPRTSACVTTLALHEFIAEVGVRNLLVWLDLFVGDQRVSDNLVLFARPKHMDLTPPEFSVSVQPVEGQVYDVTVSADRPALYVWLEMPGARFSDGFFDLNIGRSRTVRVTAAAPITAFDLHEALTIQSLASTSA; encoded by the coding sequence ATGGATAGGTTCACCCTCAATGGTATGTGGTCCCTGCGGCGTGCGGATGGCGAGGGCGGCGACATGCCGGCGCCCGTTCCGGGCTGTGTGCATACGGCGCTGCTGGCCGCCGGCAGGATTCCCGACCCGTTCTTCCGCGATCAGGAAAAGCAGCAGATGTGGGTGGGCGAAACCGACTGGCTCTACCAGCGTGACTTCGACGTCCCGCCAGAAATCCTCGCGCGTGATCGCGTCCTGCTGCGCTGCCACGGGCTTGACACATTGGCCACGATCACGCTCAACGGCCAACGGGTTGCCCGTACCGAAAATATGTTCCGCACCTATGAATTCGACGTGAAATCACTGCTCGGGCCGTCAGGCAACCGGCTCGCCATCGTCTTCGACGCCCCGATGACCTATGCCGTCCGCATGGACGCCGAGAAAGGCGCGATGGACGGCTGGGTCGAGCCGATGCGCATCAACAGCGGCGCGTGGATCAGGAAAGAACCCTGCAATTTCGGCTGGGACTGGGGTCCGAAGATGGTCACCAGCGGCATCTGGCGCGAGATCGAGCTGGTCGCCTTCGACACGGCCCGCCTGACCGATGTCGACATCCTCCAGTCGCACAATTCGGGTCAGGTAACCCTCGCGGTCCGGCTGGCCGCGGAGTGTTTTTCGGATCACCCCGTGACTGCCAACATAACCGTCAGGTTGGCGGGGCAGATCGTCGCGTCCGCGCAGGCGATCCCGGTCGCTGACGGACTCGCCCAGACGGCGCTGGCCATCGCCCAGCCGCGGCTGTGGTGGCCCAAAAACATGGGCGACCAACCGCTGTATACGGTCGAGGTCACGCTCAATCAGGCTGGCGCAGCGTTCGATACGGCGACCAGGAAGATCGGCCTGCGGACGCTCACGCTGGAACGCCACGCCGACCAGTGGGGCGAGTCGTTCTATTTTGCCTGCAACGGCGTCCCGTATTTCGCTAAAGGCGCGAACTGGATCCCCGTCAGTCCGTATCCAGGCACCGTTACGCCTACCGACTACGAGTTATTCGTGAAGGCCGCGGCCGATGCCAACATGAATATGCTGCGGGTGTGGGGCGGCGGCATCTACGAAGACGACGCCTTCTACGACCTGTGCGACCAGTACGGCGTGACGGTCTGGCAGGACTTCATGTTCGCCTGCGGCACCTATCCGGCCTCCGACGCTGACTTTATGGCCAACGTCGCCGCCGAAGCCCGCGACAATGTGCGGCGGATACGCCATCACGCATGTATGGCGCTGTGGTGCGGCAACAACGAGATCGAACAGGGCATGCAGGGATCGGGTTGGCATAAGACGATGAACTGGGAGCAGTACGAGTCACTGTTCGACCACCTGCTCGGCGACATTGTGCGCGAACTGGCGCCGCAGACCGCCTATTGGCCGGCCAGCCCGCACAGCCCGCTGGGCGACCGCGCCGACTGGATCAACCCGAACTGGGGCGATACGCACCTGTGGATGGTCTGGCATGGCAAAGAGCCGTTCGAGTGGTATCGCACCCGCCCCGACCGTTTTTGCAGCGAATTCGGCTTCCAATCCTTCCCGGAGCCGCAGGTGATCGACGAGTTCACGCTGCCCTCTGACCGCAACATCACCAGCTATGTCCTTGAGCATCACCAGCGCAGCGGCATCGGCAACAGCACGATCATCCACTATATGCTGGATTGGTATAAACTGCCGTCGTCGTTCGAGTCGACCATCTGGCTGAGCCAGATCTTGCAGGGGATGGCGATGAAATACGCCGTCGAACACTGGCGGCGCAACATGCCGCGCACGATGGGCACGCTCTACTGGCAGCTCAACGATATGTGGCCGGCCGCCAGTTGGGCCTCTGTCGACTGGAAGGGAAACTTCAAGGCGCTGCACTATATGGCCAAACGCTTTTACGCGCCGCTGCTGATCTCCGGCCTCGAACATCCGGCGGAGGGGACGGTCGATGTCCACGTCACCAGCGACCAGAACGACCCGGTTGAGGCGCGTGTCGCCTGGTCGGTCACCGATGTCGCCGGCAAAGTCCTCGCAGCCGGCGAGCAGCCGGCCACGCTCGCGCCGCGGACCAGCGCCTGCGTGACCACCCTCGCCCTGCACGAGTTTATAGCGGAGGTTGGAGTCCGGAATCTGCTGGTCTGGCTGGATCTGTTTGTCGGCGATCAGCGCGTTTCGGATAACCTGGTGCTGTTTGCGCGGCCCAAACACATGGATCTCACGCCGCCGGAGTTCAGTGTCAGCGTGCAGCCGGTGGAGGGGCAGGTGTACGACGTGACCGTCTCTGCCGATCGCCCCGCGTTGTACGTCTGGCTGGAGATGCCGGGTGCGCGGTTTAGCGACGGTTTCTTTGACCTGAACATCGGGCGCTCGCGCACGGTGCGGGTGACGGCCGCGGCGCCGATCACAGCCTTCGATCTACACGAAGCGTTGACGATCCAGTCGCTGGCCAGTACCTCTGCATAA
- a CDS encoding ThuA domain-containing protein codes for MNKRALFVAGGWDGHEPQLTAGLFASLLQDSGYETKISESLDILLDSDYLAALDLIVPMWTMGEISQDQLNGLLGAVKSGVGLGGWHGGMADSFRKATDYQFMVGGQWVAHPGGIIDYTVQICNHDHPVTAGLQDFAMHSEQYYMHVDPSNHVLATTTFSADHAAWIGGTVMPVVWTRQYGAARVFYCSLGHVLKDFDVPEAREIVRRGLHWATR; via the coding sequence ATGAACAAGCGTGCTCTGTTTGTCGCCGGCGGATGGGATGGGCATGAACCCCAGCTCACCGCCGGCCTGTTTGCCAGCCTTCTGCAGGACTCCGGTTACGAGACGAAAATCTCGGAGTCCCTCGACATCCTGCTTGACTCCGATTATCTGGCGGCGCTCGACCTGATCGTCCCGATGTGGACCATGGGCGAGATCAGCCAGGACCAGCTTAACGGGCTGCTGGGGGCTGTGAAGAGCGGCGTGGGGCTGGGCGGATGGCACGGCGGGATGGCCGACTCGTTCCGCAAGGCGACCGATTATCAGTTCATGGTCGGCGGGCAGTGGGTCGCGCATCCGGGCGGCATCATCGACTACACGGTACAGATCTGCAACCACGACCATCCGGTCACCGCCGGATTGCAGGACTTCGCCATGCACTCCGAGCAGTACTACATGCATGTTGACCCGTCCAACCACGTCCTGGCGACCACCACCTTCTCGGCGGATCACGCCGCCTGGATCGGCGGGACGGTGATGCCGGTCGTCTGGACACGCCAGTATGGCGCGGCGCGCGTCTTCTATTGCTCGCTCGGCCACGTCCTGAAGGATTTTGATGTGCCGGAAGCGCGCGAAATTGTCAGACGTGGGTTACACTGGGCGACACGGTGA
- a CDS encoding Gfo/Idh/MocA family oxidoreductase yields MALNVALIGCGNIAPAYMTGSSKFPDQIRIVACADLDKSRADEFAAKHGLRSMPVVDLLADPTIDIVINLTVPAVHAEVSLQIIAAGKHVYSEKPLALNREDGTRILEAARFAGVKVGCAPDTFLGGGLQTVRDLIDQGAIGRPVSATAFMISHGPDAWHPNPFFYFVPGGGPMLDMGPYYLTALVSLLGPMRRVSASTSRAFDLRVAGAENVRGQEIPVSVDTHSTGVIDFTSGVAATIIMSFDIWKPYGPHLEIYGTEGSIRAPDPNNFGGEVQVWTPVTKEWTSVPLTARTDVQRGIGVADMARAIQDGSEHLASGALAYHVLDAMLAFDDSSAQERHIHLSSSVSRPPALAAQLRQAPS; encoded by the coding sequence ATGGCTTTGAACGTAGCACTCATTGGGTGCGGCAATATCGCACCCGCCTATATGACCGGCAGCAGCAAATTTCCGGATCAGATCCGGATTGTTGCCTGCGCCGACCTGGACAAATCGCGCGCGGACGAATTTGCCGCCAAGCACGGGCTCCGCTCGATGCCGGTGGTCGACCTGCTGGCCGACCCGACCATCGACATCGTCATCAACCTGACCGTCCCGGCGGTACACGCCGAGGTCAGCCTGCAGATCATCGCCGCGGGCAAGCACGTCTACAGCGAGAAGCCGCTGGCGCTGAACCGCGAAGACGGCACCCGAATCCTGGAAGCCGCGCGCTTTGCCGGGGTGAAGGTGGGCTGCGCGCCCGACACCTTCCTTGGCGGCGGCCTGCAAACCGTCCGCGACCTGATTGACCAGGGGGCGATCGGCCGGCCGGTGTCGGCGACCGCCTTTATGATCAGCCACGGGCCGGATGCGTGGCATCCCAACCCGTTCTTCTACTTTGTGCCGGGCGGCGGCCCGATGCTCGATATGGGGCCGTACTACCTGACGGCGCTGGTCAGCCTGCTCGGCCCGATGCGCCGCGTATCGGCCAGCACCTCGCGCGCCTTCGATCTGCGGGTCGCCGGGGCGGAAAACGTGCGCGGGCAGGAAATCCCCGTCAGCGTCGATACCCACAGCACCGGCGTGATCGACTTTACATCCGGCGTGGCCGCGACCATCATCATGTCGTTCGACATCTGGAAGCCCTATGGGCCGCACCTGGAAATCTACGGGACTGAGGGCTCGATCCGCGCGCCGGACCCGAATAACTTCGGCGGCGAAGTACAGGTCTGGACGCCTGTCACGAAAGAGTGGACCTCCGTGCCGCTGACCGCCCGCACGGACGTGCAGCGCGGGATCGGCGTGGCCGACATGGCGCGCGCGATCCAGGACGGCTCCGAGCATCTCGCCAGCGGCGCGCTCGCCTATCATGTCCTCGATGCCATGCTTGCCTTCGACGACTCCTCGGCCCAGGAACGGCACATCCACCTGAGTTCGTCAGTGTCCAGGCCGCCGGCCCTGGCCGCGCAGCTCCGGCAAGCGCCGTCCTAA